A single genomic interval of Hevea brasiliensis isolate MT/VB/25A 57/8 chromosome 4, ASM3005281v1, whole genome shotgun sequence harbors:
- the LOC110650942 gene encoding growth-regulating factor 1: protein MMSGTNKFPFTASQWQELEHQALIFKYMVSGIPIPTDLLFTIKRSCLDSPLSSKLFPRQHSHIGWSCFQMGLGRKIDPEPGRCRRTDGKKWRCSKEAYPDSKYCERHMHRGKNRSRKPVEVATQPATANPSITPTISSITKNHSTLLTPPSHSLSLMSSETHQHHLHYSHLNNQFLSSHTSSRPPGIGLSPQDNATPLLLDSGGSCSLTNADYRSAYGLKEEVDEHAFFSEHSGSMRNLSGSSLDNAWQFTPLTMSSSSTTSSSNQRSSSSLHNEYSYLQLHSLSDRDHDHDAPKQQKQYQQSYLLGTDMKGLLPTKIEREEEPQKIFHRFFDEWPPKNKDSWLNLDDKSPNSTSVSTTRLSISIPSSSHEFPIFNSRTHNDV, encoded by the exons aTGATGAGTGGAACAAACAAGTTTCCATTCACCGCATCTCAGTGGCAAGAGCTTGAGCATCAAGCACTAATCTTCAAGTATATGGTCTCAGGCATTCCCATTCCAACTGATCTTCTCTTCACCATAAAGCGAAGCTGCTTGGACTCCCCACTCTCTTCAAAGCTTTTTCCCCGCCAACATTCACATA TTGGGTGGAGCTGCTTCCAAATGGGTCTAGGGAGGAAAATAGACCCAGAGCCAGGGAGGTGCAGGAGAACAGATGGAAAAAAATGGAGGTGCTCAAAAGAAGCATACCCAGATTCCAAGTACTGTGAAAGACACATGCACAGAGGCAAAAACCGTTCAAGAAAGCCTGTGGAAGTTGCAACACAACCAGCGACAGCCAACCCATCAATAACACCAACCATCTCATCAATCACCAAGAACCACTCTACTTTACTAACCCCACCTTCTCATTCTCTTTCTTTAATGTCATCTGAGACCCATCAACATCACCTTCACTATTCCCATCTCAACAATCAGTTTTTGTCTTCACATACTTCTTCAAGACCTCCTGGAATTGGTCTTTCACCCCAAGACAACGCTACTCCATTGCTTTTGGACTCTGGAGGTTCCTGTTCCCTGACTAACGCAGACTACAG GAGTGCTTATGGGCTGAAAGAGGAGGTTGATGAGCATGCTTTCTTCTCAGAACACTCTGGTTCTATGAGAAACTTATCTGGTTCATCATTGGATAATGCTTGGCAATTCACTCCACTCACAATGAGCTCATCGTCTACTACATCTTCTTCAAACCAGAGGAGTTCGTCTAGTTTACATAACGAATACTCTTACTTGCAGCTTCATAGCTTAAGTGATCGTGATCATGATCATGATGCCCCAAAACAACAAAAGCAGTATCAACAAAGTTATCTTCTGGGAACTGATATGAAAGGTCTCTTACCTACGAAAATTGAAAGAGAAGAAGAGCCCCAGAAGATTTTTCATCGTTTCTTTGACGAATGGCCGCCAAAAAACAAAGATTCATGGCTAAACTTGGATGATAAGTCACCAAATAGCACATCAGTATCAACAACCAGACTCTCAATCTCTATTCCCTCCTCTTCACATGAATTCCCCATCTTCAATTCAAGAACACATAATG ATGTTTGA
- the LOC110650943 gene encoding protein CTR9 homolog: MYLPFWVRALQVYPNCPGAVRPGIGHCHYKLGHFKKAWQAFEQILQLDPENAAALVALAVLDLQTNEAEICLISWERPAPSSSRRWRAWSESDDDEVLERKPQASPVGENSTELQESDVEFREDVDI, encoded by the exons ATGTATCTGCCCTTTTGGGTCAG GGCATTGCAAGTGTATCCTAATTGTCCTGGAGCTGTAAGGCCTGGTATAGGTCACTGCCACTATAAATTGGGCCATTTTAAAAAAGCATGGCAAGCATTTGAACAGATTTTGCAG TTAGATCCAGAAAATGCTGCAGCTCTTGTAGCACTTGCAGTTTTGGATTTGCAAACAAATGAAG CTGAAATTTGTCTTATTTCTTGGGAGAGGCCTGCTCCTTCATCAAGTAGGAGGTGGCGGGCTTGGTCAGAATCTGATGATGATGAGGTATTAGAGAGGAAACCACAGGCCAGTCCTGTCGGAGAAAATTCTACTGAGCTGCAAGAGAGCGATGTAGAATTCAGAGAGGATGTTGACATTTGA
- the LOC110650947 gene encoding inactive protein RESTRICTED TEV MOVEMENT 2, producing the protein MAARTPTGGLTAIQYEDFKPKSEFKEEEGANILLLHLPADFHKEQIKIKYVRSSSSIRVVGERPISGNKWSRFNEAFPVSQNCDVQTIQAKLLNGVLTITMPKPTIEQPPIPQKPISTSTGNEGKDKTLTPLEARTEEKMKKQTDGKFEQKPNEDFFAEKVKDVKNAAAAAKKIVMELKEERQSLVNIGVAVLVIAALGTYIYYTFGSSRNSKD; encoded by the exons ATGGCTGCAAGGACACCAACAGGAGGATTAACTGCTATTCAGTATGAGGATTTTAAGCCCAAATCCGaatttaaggaagaagaaggagCTAATATATTACTTTTACATCTTCCTGCTG ATTTTCATAAGGAGCAAATCAAGATCAAGTACGTGCGTTCGTCGAGTTCGATAAGAGTTGTTGGTGAGCGACCGATCAGTGGTAACAAATGGAGTAGGTTCAACGAAGCATTTCCCGTTTCTCAAAATTGTGATGTGCAGACAATTCAGGCCAAGCTCCTAAATGGAGTTCTTACCATTACAATGCCAAAACCCACCATCGAGCAACCTCCAATCCCTCAGAAACCTATTTCCACAAGCACTGGTAATGAAGGAAAGGATAAGACACTGACTCCTCTGGAAGCCAGAACAGAGGAGAAGATGAAAAAGCAAACAGATGGTAAATTTGAACAGAAGCCAAATGAAGATTTCTTTGCTGAGAAAGTGAAGGATGTGAAAAATGCGGCTGCTGCTGCAAAGAAGAttgtgatggagctgaaagaagaGAGGCAATCTCTGGTGAATATAGGTGTGGCAGTTTTAGTGATTGCAGCACTTGGAACTTATATCTATTACACCTTTGGATCATCCAGAAATTCCAAGgactag
- the LOC110634480 gene encoding DNA-directed RNA polymerase III subunit rpc4, whose amino-acid sequence MESKPPQNPPRKHKFVPKAPPRRAPKPEVKSEKAEDVDAAQAMNLMKHFQERSMKATPKVEKKVHASQIAFGFGAASTGLKSCGIPKRGTASNQNQGSASNGDAYSSGLRDKEYVEPWDCYSYYPVTLPLRRPYAGNPAILDAEEFGEASETVTYDESSINPAADLGLMEENMGASMFFLQLPPTVPMIKRSATADGLDVKESSRSSVEKTCKVEDLPAGQMGKMLVYRSGAVKLKLGETLYDVSPGVDCVFAQDVVAINTAEKHCCVVAEINKHAIITPDVDSIINSVAHCDSNIGSYI is encoded by the exons ATGGAGTCAAAGCCTCCTCAAAATCCCCCTAGGAAG CATAAATTTGTGCCTAAAGCACCCCCACGCCGGGCACCAAAGCCTGAAGTTAAAAG CGAGAAGGCTGAGGATGTTGATGCTGCTCAGGCAATGAATTTGATGAAACATTTCCAG GAAAGGTCCATGAAGGCAACGCCTAAAGTTGAAAAGAAAG TGCATGCTTCTCAAATTGCATTTGGTTTTGGAGCTGCATCTACCGGCTTGAAATCATGTGGTATTCCCAAAAGGGGGACTGCAAGTAACCAAAATCAGGGTTCAGCTTCCAATG GTGATGCTTATTCTTCAGGACTTAGAGATAAAGAATATGTGGAACCATGG GATTGTTACAGTTATTATCCTGTTACTCTTCCTTTGAGGAGGCCATATGCTGGAAATCCAG CAATTCTTGATGCGGAGGAATTTGGGGAGGCTTCCGAAACTGTAACTTATGATGAAAGTTCTATAAATCCGGCAGCTGATCTTGGTTTAATG GAGGAAAACATGGGGGCAAGTATGTTCTTTCTTCAGTTACCACCAACTGTACCCATGATAAAGAGATCAGCTACAGCAGATGGCCTTGATGTCAAGGAAAGCTCAAGGTCTTCAGTAGAGAAGACCTGTAAAGTAGAAGATTTACCAGCTGGCCAAATGGGTAAAATGCTAGTATACAGGAGTGGCGCAGTTAAGCTCAAGCTTGGTGAAACCCTTTATGAT GTCTCCCCAGGTGTGGATTGCGTATTTGCCCAGGATGTTGTAGCAATTAATACAGCAGAGAAGCATTGCTGTGTTGTTGCAGAGATCAACAAGCATGCTATAATAACCCCTGATGTGGATTCCATCATCAATAGTGTGGCTCATTGTGACAGTAATATTGGTTCGTATATATAG
- the LOC110634482 gene encoding cytochrome P450 CYP72A616, whose protein sequence is MDDLVLHSLGFSLLLLLGLYGTGRIAYSIWWKPKSLERKLKKQGIKGTPYKLLVGDMKNCIRMITEAWSKPINLTHQIVQRVDPFTLNIVQKYGKISMFWNGKTPRLIISDPELMKEVLYNKQGHIQKPPVSPLILILARGLTLLDGEKWALHRRLINPAFHLEKLKGMIPVFAISCKEMIEQWKKMVNHQEACEVDVWPELQKTAKDIISRAAFGSNYEEGKKIFQLQQELVVLTVEAMRTLYIPGFRFVPTKKNQRRNKLNIEITSMLRDVVERKQNEMRTGQSRVDDLLSLLLHSSEQNSSENASSTKSNGLTIEEIVEECKVFYLAGQETTSALLTWTMIVLAMHPDWQEKAREEVLQICGKKEPDFEALTHLKIVTMILNEILRLYPPVIALYQQTHKETKIGDITIPAGVDLTLPTLLIHHDPEFWGDDAEEFRPDRFSEGVSKASKDHFAFFPFSWGPRTCIGQNFAMLEAKMVLAMILQHFSLELSPSYIHAPCTVMTMQPQHGAQVFIRQL, encoded by the exons ATGGATGATCTTGTTTTGCACTCTTTAGGGTTTTCTTTATTGCTTCTCCTTGGGCTCTATGGAACTGGGAGAATTGCATACTCAATTTGGTGGAAACCCAAGTCGCTTGAGAGGAAACTGAAGAAACAAGGGATAAAAGGCACACCTTACAAGCTGTTGGTTGGGGACATGAAGAATTGCATAAGGATGATAACTGAAGCATGGTCCAAACCAATCAATCTAACCCACCAGATTGTTCAGCGAGTTGATCCATTTACTCTTAATATCGTTCAGAAGTACG GGAAGATATCAATGTTCTGGAATGGGAAAACTCCAAGGTTGATCATCTCGGATCCAGAACTAATGAAAGAAGTACTGTATAACAAGCAAGGTCACATTCAAAAGCCGCCAGTAAGCCCGCTTATTCTCATTCTTGCAAGAGGACTGACTCTTCTAGATGGTGAGAAATGGGCTCTACACCGAAGATTGATAAATCCTGCTTTCCACCTAGAAAAACTTAAG GGGATGATACCAGTATTTGCGATAAGTTGTAAAGAAATGATAGAACAATGGAAGAAGATGGTCAATCATCAAGAAGCTTGTGAAGTGGATGTCTGGCCTGAGCTTCAAAAAACAGCAAAGGATATCATTTCAAGGGCAGCATTTGGAAGCAATTACGAAGAAGGAAAGAAGATATTTCAACTTCAACAGGAGTTGGTGGTGCTGACCGTGGAAGCTATGCGAACCTTGTATATTCCTGGTTTCAG ATTTGTTCCAACGAAGAAGAATCAGAGGAGAAACAAGTTGAATATAGAGATCACATCAATGCTGAGAGATGTAGTTGAAAGGAAACAGAATGAAATGAGAACTGGACAATCCAGAGTTGATGACTTGCTAAGCTTGCTCTTGCATTCTAGTGAGCAGAACAGTTCAGAAAATGCAAGTAGCACAAAAAGCAATGGGTTGACAATTGAAGAGATAGTAGAGGAATGCAAGGTTTTCTATCTCGCTGGCCAAGAAACAACCTCGGCCTTGTTAACATGGACAATGATAGTCTTAGCTATGCACCCAGACTGGCAAGAAAAGGCTAGGGAGGAAGTTCTGCAAATTTGTGGGAAGAAAGAACCTGACTTTGAAGCCTTAACCCATCTCAAGATT GTAACCATGATCCTGAATGAAATCTTAAGGTTGTATCCACCTGTTATTGCTCTTTATCAACAAACTCACAAGGAAACCAAGATAGGAGACATCACCATCCCAGCAGGGGTTGACCTTACGCTTCCCACATTGCTCATTCACCACGATCCAGAGTTCTGGGGTGATGACGCAGAAGAATTCAGACCAGATAGATTCTCTGAGGGAGTTTCAAAGGCATCTAAAGATCATTTCGCTTTCTTCCCTTTCAGTTGGGGTCCGAGGACTTGCATCGGCCAAAACTTTGccatgctagaagctaagatggTTTTGGCTATGATTCTACAGCATTTCTCATTGGAGCTCTCACCTTCCTACATTCATGCTCCTTGTACTGTTATGACAATGCAGCCACAACACGGAGCTCAAGTTTTCATTCGCCAATTGTAA